The following proteins are encoded in a genomic region of Phycisphaerae bacterium:
- a CDS encoding DUF1800 family protein: MSRKTKVSLHFLAAVLCVGSVGCDPNGENPIDIPGLDTSLDTYTGEFTSDNAYRLLRRAAFGATPGQVEQAVADGLEKTVDKLLTIVPETNQFRNFAATYEDNIPKRWMVFLMQGNNPLRERLALFWHDRFATSRRVLSDRDRNLAVTHWLMLRSNALGNYREFLKQLTLDPLMLIWLDGANSPKAKPNENYTREFWELFTLGRDVLYTEDDIREGARAFTGITLLRQNGEDARPIFDLNNHDETLKNIFPSRTSGPANYDYISLTDLTLAQPEAARYVARNLFRLFIHDHPTDAQVNRLADVFREANWEIAPLVRRILTSRAFFSDDARGNQVTSPVEHFVGVARTLDMRMYSEDSQGYILDRVVNDLAGAGLDMLNPEGVNGWDEDLGWMQDQWIISRVRALGRTMEYGPDRTPELPYHLLPPRSRWSEREVRKDMVRMIADVFHLHLTTDEEDIYVEVLDQNGHLAFHLENPDYQPRHVQELIRLMAMHEDVIGR; encoded by the coding sequence ATGTCACGAAAAACAAAGGTCAGTTTGCACTTTCTTGCGGCCGTACTGTGTGTTGGCTCCGTCGGATGCGATCCAAACGGGGAAAATCCGATCGACATCCCCGGCCTGGATACGTCACTTGATACGTATACAGGCGAATTCACTTCTGACAACGCTTACCGCCTGCTACGGCGAGCTGCCTTCGGTGCAACGCCCGGCCAGGTGGAGCAGGCGGTCGCCGACGGCCTGGAGAAGACGGTCGACAAGCTGTTGACGATTGTTCCCGAGACCAATCAGTTTCGGAATTTCGCGGCCACCTACGAAGACAACATTCCCAAGCGCTGGATGGTCTTCCTGATGCAGGGCAACAATCCGCTTCGGGAACGACTGGCCCTTTTCTGGCATGACCGATTCGCCACGTCGCGCCGCGTCCTGTCGGACCGCGACCGCAATTTGGCGGTCACACACTGGCTGATGCTGCGAAGTAACGCTCTTGGCAACTACCGGGAGTTTCTCAAACAGTTGACGCTGGATCCGCTGATGCTCATCTGGCTCGACGGAGCCAATAGCCCGAAGGCCAAACCAAATGAGAATTACACCCGTGAGTTCTGGGAGTTGTTCACCCTCGGCCGCGACGTCCTCTATACCGAAGACGACATCCGCGAAGGCGCTCGGGCATTCACCGGCATCACGCTACTTCGGCAGAATGGAGAAGACGCTCGACCGATCTTCGACCTCAACAACCACGACGAGACGCTGAAGAACATTTTCCCCAGTCGCACCTCGGGGCCGGCCAACTACGACTACATCAGCCTGACCGATCTGACGCTGGCGCAGCCCGAGGCGGCGCGGTATGTCGCGCGAAATCTGTTCCGTCTGTTCATTCACGATCATCCAACCGATGCACAGGTCAACCGCCTCGCGGATGTGTTCCGCGAAGCGAATTGGGAGATTGCCCCGCTCGTGCGAAGAATCCTGACGTCCAGGGCCTTCTTCTCCGATGACGCACGCGGTAACCAGGTGACCTCTCCGGTCGAGCACTTCGTCGGCGTTGCCAGGACGCTCGACATGAGGATGTACTCAGAGGACTCCCAGGGCTACATCCTCGATCGCGTCGTAAACGATCTGGCCGGCGCGGGACTCGACATGTTAAATCCCGAAGGCGTGAACGGCTGGGACGAAGACCTCGGATGGATGCAGGATCAGTGGATCATCTCAAGGGTGCGCGCACTCGGACGCACCATGGAATACGGACCCGATCGCACACCCGAACTGCCCTACCACCTCCTGCCTCCGCGCAGTCGATGGTCCGAGCGAGAAGTCCGCAAAGACATGGTCCGCATGATAGCCGACGTGTTTCACCTGCATCTGACGACCGATGAAGAAGACATCTACGTGGAAGTTCTCGACCAGAACGGGCACCTGGCTTTCCACCTCGAGAATCCTGACTATCAGCCACGCCATGTCCAGGAATTGATCCGCCTCATGGCAATGCACGAAGACGTGATCGGCCGGTAA
- a CDS encoding isochorismatase family protein has translation MTHSNRRSVFERVILDLNTQCDFLLPGGALPVANRADVLPRVRQLMNWARLSKIPVISSLEAHRPGESFRNLPPHCLDHTLGQKKLPFTLMPNRMLIMGDNTADVPMQPFTRFQQLIFTKRNADFLANPKADRLINTIEPEYWIIFGITATHCVKHVTLGLLARHHKVVVVRDACGYWSAVDGEHAFRQMEAKGAILATTGELTDGSVAEAIRAHKLQVDAEEESDANEAGLESNPGKTTAGANGRRNGAKSGVPKSGAGRQSDLHPEDVADFVPQHLVRRRARAAGRKPGRGLA, from the coding sequence ATGACTCATTCGAATCGCCGCTCGGTGTTCGAACGCGTGATCCTGGATCTGAACACCCAGTGCGACTTCTTGTTGCCTGGCGGGGCCCTGCCGGTGGCCAATCGCGCCGATGTGCTGCCGCGCGTCCGGCAACTCATGAACTGGGCCCGACTGTCAAAGATTCCCGTTATTTCCAGCCTCGAGGCCCATCGCCCCGGTGAATCATTCAGAAACCTGCCACCACACTGCCTGGACCACACGCTCGGCCAGAAGAAGCTGCCGTTCACGCTCATGCCAAATCGCATGCTGATCATGGGCGATAATACCGCCGATGTCCCCATGCAGCCGTTCACACGATTCCAGCAGTTGATCTTCACCAAGCGAAACGCCGATTTTCTCGCCAATCCAAAGGCCGACCGGCTCATCAACACCATCGAACCCGAATACTGGATTATCTTCGGAATCACCGCGACGCACTGTGTCAAACATGTGACACTCGGACTGCTTGCCCGACACCACAAGGTTGTTGTCGTCCGGGATGCCTGCGGATATTGGTCGGCCGTCGACGGCGAACATGCCTTTAGACAGATGGAAGCCAAAGGCGCCATTCTCGCCACCACCGGCGAACTGACCGACGGCTCGGTCGCCGAAGCCATTCGAGCGCACAAGCTTCAGGTCGATGCCGAGGAAGAGTCGGATGCAAACGAAGCCGGACTCGAATCGAATCCCGGTAAAACCACCGCCGGAGCAAACGGCCGCCGCAATGGAGCGAAAAGCGGCGTACCCAAGTCAGGCGCCGGCAGACAGTCGGACCTTCACCCCGAAGATGTGGCGGACTTCGTTCCCCAGCATCTCGTGCGCAGGCGAGCGCGTGCGGCCGGTCGAAAACCCGGTCGCGGTCTTGCCTGA
- a CDS encoding 4Fe-4S dicluster domain-containing protein — MAKKLPKQLAILDEDLCTGCDACVTVCPVDCIDKIRDPKHPGYAMGICTIDLQVCIGCKLCAQVCPWNVITMVPTDQVMAQEKFHALVTDDQLAALSK, encoded by the coding sequence ATGGCAAAGAAGCTGCCCAAACAACTCGCGATTCTGGATGAAGACCTGTGTACCGGGTGTGATGCCTGCGTAACAGTGTGTCCCGTCGATTGCATCGACAAGATCAGAGACCCCAAACACCCCGGCTACGCGATGGGCATCTGTACCATCGATTTGCAGGTCTGCATCGGCTGCAAACTTTGCGCGCAGGTCTGTCCCTGGAACGTCATCACAATGGTTCCGACTGACCAGGTCATGGCCCAGGAAAAGTTCCACGCTCTGGTAACCGACGATCAACTCGCCGCACTCTCGAAGTAA
- a CDS encoding PQQ-dependent sugar dehydrogenase, producing the protein MRSNSIKTTTTIVLTHALTLVSIAPRAHAADPVDPAFRIEKYLDELTEPTAIEFDAQGRLFIAEKSGRVRIALHGVIRNKPVIELPVHTFFECGLTGLALHPDYPNTPYLYVFATTSFEEQQILRYRIVNGTGVEQTIIRRNIPTGGTIHNGGCLRFGPDGMLYFSVGDNGTASNAQADNTLAGKVCRITPEGEIPSDNPFTTASGAASAVYAMGFRNPFRFCFSEDGRLFLSDVGSSGMERREEINLVRAGRNYGWPNKEGAASDTAGDGFEPPIFDYADLGQCITGIVSYRGSHFPEPYRGNLFQLDYTLSRIFRVTLNGDQVAEHSLFAQAEGSIVDITEGPDGRLYYTELTTGVIKRIGYSPDETTEPGAGLDENDWGGDPAGEDPCDNSAEPSNCANDNGGAGPIGGDLLAMLCGSGAALAGIVPLALLCMRSAMPHRRRRQ; encoded by the coding sequence ATGCGATCGAATTCCATCAAAACGACGACAACCATCGTACTCACGCACGCTCTGACGCTTGTGTCGATCGCACCCCGTGCTCACGCGGCGGACCCCGTCGATCCCGCATTTCGGATTGAAAAGTATCTGGACGAATTGACTGAGCCCACGGCGATCGAGTTCGATGCACAAGGCCGCCTCTTCATTGCTGAAAAGTCCGGGCGCGTGCGGATCGCTCTGCACGGCGTCATTCGCAACAAACCGGTGATTGAGTTGCCGGTGCACACGTTTTTTGAGTGCGGCCTCACCGGGCTTGCACTGCATCCCGACTATCCAAACACGCCATACCTCTATGTCTTCGCGACCACATCATTCGAGGAGCAACAGATTCTGCGTTATCGAATTGTCAATGGAACCGGCGTCGAACAGACCATTATCCGGCGAAACATACCGACTGGCGGAACCATTCATAACGGCGGATGCCTGCGCTTCGGACCCGATGGGATGCTCTACTTCTCCGTCGGCGACAATGGCACGGCGTCTAATGCGCAGGCGGACAACACCTTGGCCGGAAAAGTCTGCCGCATCACGCCCGAAGGCGAAATCCCCTCTGACAATCCCTTTACCACCGCCAGTGGCGCTGCCAGCGCCGTCTATGCGATGGGATTTCGCAACCCGTTTCGATTCTGCTTCTCCGAGGACGGCCGGCTTTTTCTCTCGGATGTCGGGTCTTCCGGGATGGAGCGGCGCGAGGAGATCAATCTCGTTCGCGCCGGCCGAAACTATGGATGGCCCAACAAGGAGGGCGCCGCGTCCGATACAGCCGGTGACGGCTTCGAACCGCCGATCTTCGACTACGCCGACTTGGGACAGTGCATCACGGGAATCGTGTCATATCGCGGCAGTCATTTCCCCGAGCCCTATCGTGGAAATCTGTTTCAGCTCGACTACACCCTGAGCCGGATCTTCCGCGTGACGTTAAACGGCGACCAGGTCGCGGAGCACAGCCTCTTTGCACAGGCGGAAGGCTCCATCGTCGACATTACCGAAGGGCCAGATGGACGGCTCTACTACACGGAACTCACGACCGGCGTAATAAAGCGCATCGGCTATTCGCCGGATGAGACGACCGAGCCGGGCGCCGGCCTCGACGAAAACGACTGGGGCGGCGATCCCGCCGGCGAAGATCCCTGCGATAACTCAGCCGAGCCTTCGAACTGCGCAAACGACAACGGCGGTGCCGGCCCGATCGGTGGTGATCTCCTCGCCATGCTGTGCGGTTCAGGCGCCGCGCTCGCCGGCATTGTCCCGCTGGCGCTATTGTGCATGCGAAGTGCGATGCCGCACAGGCGTCGCCGCCAATAG
- a CDS encoding carbon starvation protein A, with protein MATFSIALGSLVLYIVAYHTYGRWLARKLFKLDPNAPVPSQTINDGRDYVPTPKQILFGHHFTSIAGTGPIVGPALAVIWGWLPALLWVIFGSIFMGAVHDLATLVVSIRNRGQTVGEIAGRLINPRVKALFLIILFLALMIVLAIFGLVIANIFDMYPASVLSVWIAMPLAMLIGWCVYRKGVKPTAPALISLAVMIGAIVLASESDAFAFRMPGFTIDGFRIDPVITWTAALLVYCYFASTLPVWLLLQPRDYVNAYLLVVGLAMIVLGIGGATFLHEGGAPIVAPAVQADVPGAPPMFPFLFVTIACGAISGFHCLVSSGTSSKQIACETDAQFVGYGSMLTEGFLAVLVILACCAGLGLGSTTIARNLTGSSIRTESEYEFGTFEDPNGTPTRLAVTQNGGNSRLYTTRPEGASAATPREADARIPLMNGSVVFHQSQPAATFQGYPAFRERYRSWTHSGGLARTVSAFVDGAGNFVTTIGVPRPVAVGLMAVLVASFAATTLDTATRLQRYVIQELAATCHIRVFAGPKGATLMAVASAALLAALPPPGQTWQSGMGKGGMTLWPIFGAVNQLLAGLAFTVIVFYLARRRMKLWFILLPGAAMLIIPMTAMWYQMFNTADGWWPMRQFHLIAAGAIIMALQIWMIVEALRMIPHVHGVLEQEPLGMSRALEPVEADNFPARSYQSLRQDGA; from the coding sequence ATGGCCACATTTTCCATCGCCCTCGGCAGCCTCGTCCTGTACATCGTCGCCTACCACACCTACGGACGCTGGCTCGCGCGGAAACTGTTCAAACTCGATCCCAACGCACCCGTCCCGAGCCAGACCATCAACGATGGACGCGACTACGTTCCCACGCCAAAGCAGATCCTGTTTGGCCACCATTTCACCAGCATCGCCGGAACCGGACCGATCGTCGGACCGGCACTCGCGGTGATCTGGGGCTGGCTTCCCGCGCTGCTGTGGGTCATCTTCGGAAGCATCTTCATGGGTGCGGTGCATGACTTGGCCACCCTCGTCGTCTCGATCCGCAACCGCGGCCAGACTGTCGGGGAAATCGCCGGACGGCTCATCAATCCGCGCGTGAAAGCACTCTTCCTGATTATTCTGTTTCTCGCGCTCATGATCGTGCTCGCAATCTTCGGCCTCGTCATTGCGAACATCTTCGACATGTACCCTGCCAGCGTTCTGTCCGTCTGGATTGCAATGCCGCTCGCAATGCTTATCGGATGGTGCGTCTATCGCAAGGGCGTCAAACCGACCGCCCCGGCTCTCATTTCCCTGGCCGTGATGATTGGTGCCATTGTTCTGGCATCCGAATCTGATGCCTTCGCATTTCGGATGCCCGGGTTCACAATTGACGGATTCAGGATTGACCCGGTCATCACATGGACGGCCGCGCTCCTGGTCTACTGCTATTTCGCGAGCACGCTGCCTGTCTGGCTGCTGCTGCAACCACGCGACTACGTCAATGCGTACCTTCTCGTTGTCGGCTTGGCCATGATCGTCCTGGGCATCGGTGGCGCCACTTTTCTGCACGAGGGAGGCGCACCAATCGTCGCGCCGGCTGTCCAGGCGGATGTGCCCGGCGCGCCGCCCATGTTCCCGTTTCTGTTTGTGACGATCGCCTGCGGCGCGATCAGCGGTTTCCATTGCCTCGTATCGAGCGGAACAAGCAGCAAGCAGATCGCCTGCGAAACGGATGCCCAGTTTGTCGGCTACGGCTCAATGCTCACCGAGGGATTCCTGGCCGTGCTGGTGATCCTCGCCTGTTGTGCGGGACTCGGACTCGGTTCCACGACGATCGCCCGCAACCTCACCGGCTCCAGCATTCGCACGGAAAGCGAATATGAGTTCGGCACATTCGAAGACCCGAACGGCACGCCGACCCGCCTCGCCGTCACACAAAACGGCGGTAACAGCCGTCTCTACACAACCCGACCCGAAGGCGCGTCGGCCGCCACGCCACGCGAGGCGGACGCCAGAATCCCGCTCATGAACGGGTCGGTGGTATTCCATCAATCGCAGCCCGCGGCCACCTTCCAGGGTTACCCCGCGTTTCGCGAGCGCTATCGTTCGTGGACACACTCCGGAGGCCTCGCCAGGACCGTCTCGGCATTCGTCGATGGCGCTGGAAACTTCGTCACGACCATCGGCGTCCCGCGCCCCGTCGCTGTCGGCCTCATGGCGGTGCTCGTGGCTTCTTTCGCGGCAACCACACTCGACACAGCCACACGCCTTCAGCGATACGTGATTCAGGAGCTCGCCGCAACCTGTCACATCAGAGTATTTGCCGGACCGAAGGGTGCCACGCTCATGGCAGTCGCGTCCGCCGCGCTGCTGGCCGCCCTGCCGCCCCCGGGCCAGACATGGCAGAGTGGCATGGGCAAGGGCGGTATGACGCTCTGGCCCATATTCGGGGCGGTCAACCAACTCCTCGCCGGCCTCGCCTTCACGGTGATCGTTTTCTATCTGGCCCGCCGCCGCATGAAGCTCTGGTTCATCCTGCTGCCCGGCGCTGCCATGCTCATCATCCCCATGACCGCCATGTGGTATCAGATGTTCAATACCGCCGATGGCTGGTGGCCGATGAGGCAGTTTCATCTCATTGCCGCAGGTGCCATCATCATGGCTCTCCAGATATGGATGATCGTCGAGGCCCTGCGGATGATCCCCCACGTGCACGGCGTGCTCGAACAGGAACCGCTCGGAATGTCCCGTGCCCTCGAGCCGGTCGAAGCGGACAACTTCCCCGCACGATCTTATCAGTCGCTTCGACAGGATGGCGCATAA
- a CDS encoding pyridoxal-phosphate dependent enzyme — MIINESIIERAASLCRKRGIIIPTFAQMQDPGRIPEHIKKRLRDVGLWDVDPVNLFRISWKNEPVESGGLFNDGNWIEFPRALTGVDARIVGIVGKWFPTGAHKVGAAFGCIVPRLVTGQFDPTSQKAVWPSTGNYCRGGAFDCALLGCHAVGILPEEMSRERFDWLRNIGAEVIATPGCESNVKEIYDKCWEIRRTRPDCVIFNQFEEFGNAIWHYHVTGAIVEEIFQRLQADTRDSRPLRLAAWISATGSAGTIAAGDRIKAHHANTRIVACEALQCPTLLQCGFGGHRIEGIGDKHIPWIHNVRNTDVVAAIDDEQCIALMRLFNEEAGQQFLIEEGVPPQLVARLPDCGISGICNLVTAMKTARAFDLDSRDVIFMPLTDSMELYASRLDECRKSRGPYSAMQAARDFERRLLGTTTDHMRELTYVDRKALHNFKYFTWVEQQQRDVEELRRLWDPDFWTETWSQVGDWDRMIESFNGRVAAA, encoded by the coding sequence ATGATCATCAACGAATCCATCATCGAGCGGGCCGCCTCGCTTTGTCGAAAACGCGGCATCATCATTCCCACCTTCGCTCAAATGCAAGACCCCGGGCGAATTCCCGAGCATATCAAGAAGCGCCTCCGCGATGTCGGACTCTGGGATGTGGATCCGGTCAACCTTTTCCGCATCTCATGGAAAAACGAGCCGGTCGAAAGCGGCGGACTCTTTAATGACGGCAACTGGATCGAATTCCCCCGCGCTCTCACCGGGGTCGATGCCCGCATAGTCGGAATCGTTGGCAAGTGGTTTCCCACCGGCGCACACAAGGTCGGAGCCGCATTCGGTTGCATCGTCCCGCGGCTCGTGACAGGCCAGTTCGATCCAACTTCACAGAAAGCGGTTTGGCCCAGCACTGGGAACTACTGCCGGGGTGGCGCATTTGACTGCGCGCTGCTCGGTTGTCATGCCGTCGGCATCCTGCCTGAGGAAATGAGCCGGGAACGATTCGACTGGCTCCGCAATATCGGCGCCGAAGTCATTGCCACGCCCGGATGCGAATCCAACGTGAAGGAAATCTACGACAAGTGCTGGGAAATACGCCGTACCCGACCCGATTGCGTCATCTTCAACCAGTTTGAGGAATTCGGAAACGCCATCTGGCACTACCACGTCACCGGCGCCATCGTCGAGGAGATATTTCAGAGGTTACAGGCCGATACGCGCGACTCCAGGCCGCTGAGACTCGCCGCATGGATCTCCGCGACGGGTAGCGCCGGAACCATCGCGGCGGGTGACAGAATCAAGGCACATCACGCAAACACGCGAATCGTCGCCTGCGAAGCCCTCCAATGCCCCACGCTGCTGCAATGCGGCTTCGGCGGGCATCGCATCGAAGGAATTGGCGACAAACACATCCCATGGATTCATAACGTTCGCAATACCGATGTGGTCGCCGCAATCGACGACGAGCAGTGCATCGCCCTGATGCGCCTGTTCAACGAAGAGGCCGGCCAGCAGTTCCTGATCGAGGAGGGTGTCCCCCCGCAACTCGTCGCCAGGCTCCCGGATTGCGGCATCTCCGGCATCTGCAATCTCGTCACGGCGATGAAGACGGCCCGCGCGTTTGACCTCGACAGCCGGGACGTCATATTCATGCCCCTGACCGATTCAATGGAGCTTTATGCCAGTCGGCTCGATGAATGCCGAAAATCACGCGGCCCATACAGCGCGATGCAGGCGGCACGCGATTTCGAACGCCGACTGCTCGGAACGACGACCGACCACATGCGTGAATTGACCTACGTCGATCGCAAGGCTCTTCACAACTTCAAATACTTCACCTGGGTCGAACAGCAGCAGCGCGACGTCGAAGAACTGCGGCGTCTGTGGGATCCCGATTTCTGGACGGAAACCTGGTCGCAGGTCGGCGATTGGGATCGCATGATCGAATCATTCAATGGGCGAGTTGCAGCCGCTTGA
- a CDS encoding DUF1501 domain-containing protein — translation MNGCDECKKLTLSRRGFLRRSLGGAGALAIGNGLLNSVAATYAQSMAGTGNLLVLCELSGGLDSLSMLAPYRNGTYISKRPDLALTADEVVPLGDNADYGINKQFQFLADLYAQGQVAFVQQCAYPNANGSHFESQEIYRYGVRNLGSGTGTSASWYERLRKLYFNEPFGVLDSAEIGNPSNYGYPDNTYRRAAADAFARLARAKSGSNPIQQGIIDTYARIDQRGADLRARTEGFQSTGPARGEFFRAAQYASADLGTQIVKVRYDGFDTHGSQREANATLFPRVNNHFAQFVADMQTAGLWDRTCVAFYSEFGRRNEQNGSPGTDHGYAGHMVLVGPGVNGGLHGQNVTTSDLSKDSLPYYVDFRAVFGQAINDWLGFDPKPIFEIEGETFDTQVGSSLFR, via the coding sequence ATGAACGGTTGCGACGAATGCAAGAAGTTGACGCTCAGTCGAAGAGGTTTTCTGCGTCGAAGCCTCGGTGGCGCTGGCGCGCTGGCCATCGGAAACGGTCTGTTGAATTCGGTTGCGGCCACATACGCCCAATCGATGGCCGGCACCGGAAATCTGCTCGTGCTTTGTGAACTCTCGGGCGGACTGGATTCACTGAGCATGCTCGCGCCCTACCGAAACGGCACCTACATCAGCAAACGCCCCGACCTGGCGCTGACGGCCGATGAGGTGGTCCCGCTCGGCGATAATGCGGACTACGGCATCAACAAACAGTTCCAGTTTCTCGCCGATCTGTACGCTCAAGGGCAGGTCGCATTCGTGCAGCAGTGCGCATATCCGAACGCGAACGGATCGCACTTCGAAAGCCAGGAAATCTATCGATACGGAGTCCGCAATCTCGGCTCGGGAACCGGAACGAGCGCATCGTGGTATGAAAGACTCCGAAAGCTGTATTTCAACGAGCCGTTCGGAGTTCTGGACTCCGCCGAAATCGGGAATCCGTCGAACTACGGCTATCCTGACAACACGTATCGCCGCGCGGCAGCCGACGCATTCGCTCGATTGGCACGCGCGAAGTCAGGAAGCAATCCGATTCAGCAGGGCATCATCGACACATACGCCAGAATCGATCAGCGCGGAGCGGACCTTCGCGCGCGCACTGAGGGTTTTCAATCCACCGGCCCGGCGCGGGGCGAATTTTTCCGCGCCGCACAGTATGCGTCGGCAGACCTCGGAACCCAGATCGTGAAAGTTCGATATGACGGATTCGACACCCACGGTTCACAGCGAGAGGCCAATGCGACACTCTTCCCGCGAGTGAACAACCACTTCGCGCAGTTCGTCGCCGATATGCAGACCGCGGGTCTCTGGGACCGAACCTGCGTTGCTTTCTACAGCGAATTCGGTCGCCGCAACGAACAAAACGGGAGCCCCGGGACGGATCATGGTTATGCCGGCCACATGGTGCTCGTCGGACCGGGAGTCAACGGCGGTCTTCACGGCCAGAATGTGACGACATCGGATCTCTCAAAGGACTCCTTGCCCTACTACGTTGACTTCCGAGCGGTCTTCGGTCAGGCGATCAACGATTGGCTCGGATTCGATCCCAAGCCGATATTTGAAATCGAGGGCGAGACATTCGACACACAAGTCGGCTCTTCCCTCTTCCGTTGA
- a CDS encoding PQQ-like beta-propeller repeat protein, which translates to MLLLAHPLIADSKSESEANWPAWRGPLGNGVAPKAKPPSEWGKDRNIRWKVEIPGKGHATPIVWGDRIYIQTAVETNREQKEADAGNGGSNSLESTIDESSGLTLSQPREGRGGRGGRLRPGGGRGFGGGEAPKHLFEFQVIALDRHTGKTIWTKTVREERPHESGHTDATQASNSPVTDGRHIYAYFGSRGLYCLDMDGNVKWEKQFGHMKTRNQFGEGSSPVLHGDTVVVVWDHEGEDFIVALNKKDGKERWRKERDEPTSWCTPVVVEVKGRAQVVACSTNHVRSYDLETGDEVWRCTGMTQNTIPTPLVSGDLLYAISGFRGAAAIAIRYASAKGDITDKDAIIWRYDQDTPYVPTGVIYNNRLYFVENNRPILTCLDGKTGKPVYDKVRLTGPDSIYASFAAADGKIYIAGRNGTTVVLKDGPSFEVLATNTLDDGFDASPVLVGNAIYLRGRSHLYCIAESK; encoded by the coding sequence ATGTTGTTGCTTGCGCATCCGCTGATCGCGGATTCGAAGTCGGAGTCTGAAGCGAATTGGCCGGCGTGGCGCGGCCCGCTCGGCAATGGCGTTGCACCGAAAGCCAAGCCGCCCTCGGAGTGGGGCAAGGACAGGAATATCCGCTGGAAGGTGGAGATTCCCGGCAAAGGACACGCGACGCCGATCGTCTGGGGCGATCGCATCTACATTCAGACCGCCGTCGAAACGAATCGCGAGCAGAAGGAAGCGGATGCGGGCAACGGCGGCTCGAATTCGCTGGAGTCAACAATCGATGAATCATCCGGTTTGACATTGTCTCAGCCCAGGGAAGGGCGAGGCGGTCGCGGGGGGCGGCTTCGACCGGGCGGCGGTCGCGGGTTCGGCGGCGGCGAGGCTCCCAAGCACCTGTTCGAGTTCCAGGTGATTGCGCTCGATCGACATACGGGTAAAACGATCTGGACGAAGACGGTGCGCGAGGAACGACCGCACGAGTCCGGACATACGGATGCGACGCAGGCATCCAATTCGCCGGTGACCGATGGCAGGCATATCTATGCGTATTTCGGATCGCGCGGGCTTTACTGCCTCGACATGGACGGCAACGTGAAATGGGAGAAGCAATTCGGCCACATGAAAACCCGGAATCAGTTCGGCGAAGGCAGTTCGCCCGTGCTGCATGGAGACACTGTTGTCGTCGTATGGGATCATGAGGGGGAGGATTTCATCGTCGCTTTGAACAAGAAGGACGGAAAGGAACGCTGGCGCAAGGAGCGCGATGAGCCGACATCCTGGTGCACGCCTGTCGTGGTGGAGGTGAAGGGGCGGGCGCAGGTCGTCGCATGCTCAACCAACCATGTCAGATCGTATGATCTCGAGACCGGCGACGAAGTCTGGCGCTGCACGGGCATGACGCAGAACACAATTCCGACACCGCTTGTATCCGGCGATCTGCTGTATGCGATCAGCGGATTCCGCGGCGCGGCGGCGATTGCCATCCGGTATGCCTCTGCCAAGGGCGACATCACTGATAAGGATGCCATTATCTGGCGATATGACCAGGACACTCCCTATGTTCCGACGGGCGTCATCTACAATAATCGCCTCTACTTCGTCGAGAACAATCGCCCCATCCTGACCTGTCTGGACGGCAAGACGGGCAAGCCGGTGTATGACAAAGTGCGCCTGACCGGACCGGACAGCATCTACGCCTCGTTTGCGGCGGCCGACGGGAAGATCTATATCGCGGGACGAAACGGCACGACCGTTGTCCTCAAGGATGGGCCGTCGTTTGAGGTGCTGGCGACCAATACGCTGGACGATGGATTCGATGCATCGCCGGTGCTGGTCGGAAATGCGATCTATCTTCGCGGCCGATCGCATCTGTACTGCATCGCCGAATCGAAATGA